From Zea mays cultivar B73 chromosome 3, Zm-B73-REFERENCE-NAM-5.0, whole genome shotgun sequence:
ACGGCGGCGTACGCGGACCCGACGCTGCGCATCGCGTCGGGCGCCTCCTGGTACAGGAACTCCAGGAGCGCGACGAGGCAGAACACCTCGGCCACGCCGATGAGGCAGTACTGGATGAGCAGCCAGTAGGCGCTGAGGTCCGGCATGGGCGTGAGGAAGAGGCCGAGGTATCCGTGGCGGACGGCGTACCCGCGGCGGTACCGCTCGAAGAGCCCCGCCCAGGCCACGGACAGGATGGAGAAGAAGAGGCCCAGCCCGACGCGCTGCAGCTGGGAGGCGCCGTGTGGGTGGCCCGTCAGGCGGCGCGCCAGCGGGGCGAAGGTCTGGTAGTAGAGCGCCAGGATGAGGAAGATGGCCAGGCAGGGGAACACCGGCATGCACGTCACGGGCAGGTGCAGCGCCGCCACGCGGGTGTTCAGCGTGTAGGCCTGCTGCACCGACAGCGTGAGGAACTCGGTGAGGACCACGCTCAGCATCACCGTGCACGCCGGCACCGGCAGCAGCCGCAGCAGGATCTTCACCTCCTCCACCTGCGTCACCGTGCACAGACGCCACGGGTTCACCgcctcctcgtcctcgccgccggcgAGGTCACCCTCCAGCTGCAGCGCGGCCTTGTCAAGCCATCTGAAGTCGTCGGTGTGGTCAATCTTGGCGCTGCCACGGATGGCGGACTTGGCGCCGGCGACCTCGTACAGGCCGACGAAGTCGCCGCTGTCGAAGGCCGCGTCCCGCTTCCTGAAGGCGGCGACGAGCACCTGCGCCACCCGCGTGAGCGGGCTGCCCCCCGGCAGCCGGTGGCGGTACAGCGGCGTGCCCACGAAGAAGAGCGCGTTGGAGGTGCCCATGGCCAGCGCCAGCGTGCCGAACGCCGCCGCCCAGCCGTGCTGCATCTGGATGTAGACCACGGCCGTGAAGGCGGCGATGGCGCCGAGCGTGACGGCGAGGTAGAAGAGGTTGAAGAAGCGGTCGAGCCGGCGCTTGTACTCGGGGCTGCGCTCGTCGAACTGGTCGGCGCCGAAGGAGGAGACGCAGGGCCGGATCCCCGCCGCGCCCAACGCCGTCACGTAGAGCGCCGTCTGGAGGTAGGCCATCTGCCAGGGCGCGGCGGGCGCGCAGGCGCCCAGCAGCATGGCGAGCTTGTCGCAGCCCTCCTGCGGCGGCACGAGCGCCGGCACGCTGGCGCTCACGGTGAGCGCGATGAGCCCCAGCAGGTACATGGTGGTGAAGATGGCGATGGTCCAGTAGCGCCCCAGGTAGGCGTCGGCGAGGAAGCCACCCAGCACGGAGGACGCCTGGGAGATGCCGAGGAAGTTGTTGACGGCGTT
This genomic window contains:
- the LOC100384152 gene encoding Protein NRT1/ PTR FAMILY 6.1 — translated: MAPASETELQAPPPPPASAKEIKSPEVLPEPGSLSALQRKKLGAHFMESDERRVSRARTPLGAAYEPPSAAAGGGGTTPVNIRGEPIQDLSRTGGWVAAFFIFGNEMAERMAYFGLSVNMVIFMFKVMHRPFASSANAVNNFLGISQASSVLGGFLADAYLGRYWTIAIFTTMYLLGLIALTVSASVPALVPPQEGCDKLAMLLGACAPAAPWQMAYLQTALYVTALGAAGIRPCVSSFGADQFDERSPEYKRRLDRFFNLFYLAVTLGAIAAFTAVVYIQMQHGWAAAFGTLALAMGTSNALFFVGTPLYRHRLPGGSPLTRVAQVLVAAFRKRDAAFDSGDFVGLYEVAGAKSAIRGSAKIDHTDDFRWLDKAALQLEGDLAGGEDEEAVNPWRLCTVTQVEEVKILLRLLPVPACTVMLSVVLTEFLTLSVQQAYTLNTRVAALHLPVTCMPVFPCLAIFLILALYYQTFAPLARRLTGHPHGASQLQRVGLGLFFSILSVAWAGLFERYRRGYAVRHGYLGLFLTPMPDLSAYWLLIQYCLIGVAEVFCLVALLEFLYQEAPDAMRSVGSAYAAVAGGLGCFVASAINTAVDAATRDDEEGRPSWLAQNINVGRFDYLYWLLAVLSTVNLLIFVFFAKRYKYRVRVDVPTTVAVDKQ